One region of Microbacterium sufflavum genomic DNA includes:
- a CDS encoding FKBP-type peptidyl-prolyl cis-trans isomerase — protein sequence MTDRTKPEFDAPTAPAPAELVIRDIIEGDGAEAKPGDTVTVHYAGVEFESGEEFDSSWGRGETIQFPLRGLIQGWQDGIPGMKVGGRRELIIPPHLAYGPVGGGHFLSGKTLIFIIDLVAVG from the coding sequence ATGACTGATCGCACGAAGCCCGAGTTCGACGCCCCGACCGCTCCTGCCCCCGCAGAGCTGGTCATCCGCGACATCATCGAGGGTGATGGTGCCGAGGCCAAGCCCGGTGACACGGTGACCGTCCACTACGCCGGTGTGGAGTTCGAGTCCGGCGAGGAGTTCGACTCCTCGTGGGGCCGTGGCGAGACCATCCAGTTCCCGCTGCGCGGCCTGATCCAGGGCTGGCAGGACGGCATTCCCGGCATGAAGGTCGGCGGACGCCGCGAGCTGATCATCCCGCCGCACCTGGCCTACGGTCCGGTCGGCGGCGGACACTTCCTGTCCGGCAAGACGCTGATCTTCATCATCGACCTCGTCGCCGTGGGCTGA